From the genome of Triticum aestivum cultivar Chinese Spring chromosome 3B, IWGSC CS RefSeq v2.1, whole genome shotgun sequence, one region includes:
- the LOC123071119 gene encoding L-type lectin-domain containing receptor kinase SIT2, which yields MKLTMLFLVLFSFHLAAGDDVQVQFAFPGLAGANLTLDGNATVTPDGLLVLTSRKTNLKGHAFYPTPLRFRGSPGGQVHSFASSFVFAIVSDYTDFSAHGMALVVCPTADSLSSALPAGYLALLNVQNNGNASNHLFAVELDTTQNTDFQDINANHVGIDVNDLHSLQSYPTGYYLDDGGDFRNLTLFSREVMQVWVNYDGGTGQIDVTLAPIGVARPARPLVSATYNLSSVITEQAYIGFSSATGGINTRHYVLAWSFAMNGPAPAIDVAKLPKLPRFGPKPRSKVLEIVLPIATAVIILAVCTVVALLLLRHLRYAQLLEDWEVEFGPHRFSYKELYHATKGFKSKHLLGAGGFGKVYKGVLHKSKMEVAIKKISHESRQGMKEFIAEVVSIGRLRNRNLVQLLGYCRRKGELLLVYEYMPNGSLDKYLYGECDENNVHVLDWTKRLHIIKGVASGLLYIHEKWEKIVIHRDIKASNVLLDSEMNGRLGDFGLARLYDHGTDPQTTHVVGTMGYLAPELVRTGKASTLTDVFAFGAFLLEITCGRRPVSNGPQDSHEMLVDWVLDHFRRGCLAETVDVRMGGDYSVDEACRVLKLGLLCSHPFASTRPSMRHVMQYLDSDTPLPDLSSADMMSFSTMALLQNQGFDSYAISYPSSMGSIGTVSYISGGR from the coding sequence ATGAAGCTCACGATGCTCTTCCTCGTGTTGTTTAGCTTTCACCTCGCAGCCGGCGACGACGTCCAGGTCCAGTTtgccttcccaggcctcgccggtGCCAACCTCACCCTCGACGGCAACGCCACGGTCACCCCCGACGGCCTCCTGGTGCTTACCAGCCGCAAGACCAACCTGAAAGGCCACGCGTTCTACCCCACCCCGCTGCGGTTCCGCGGGTCGCCGGGCGGGCAGGTGCACTCCTTCGCCTCCTCCTTCGTTTTCGCCATCGTCTCCGACTACACCGACTTCAGCGCCCACGGCATGGCCTTGGTCGTGTGCCCCACGGCGGACAGCCTCTCCTCCGCGCTGCCGGCCGGCTACCTGGCCCTCCTCAACGTCCAGAACAACGGCAACGCAAGCAACCACCTCTTCGCGGTGGAGCTCGACACCACCCAGAACACCGACTTCCAGGACATCAACGCCAACCACGTCGGCATCGACGTCAACGATCTGCACTCCCTGCAGTCCTACCCTACGGGCTACTACCTCGACGACGGCGGCGACTTCAGGAACCTGACTCTCTTCAGCAGGGAGGTGATGCAGGTGTGGGTGAACTACGACGGCGGGACCGGGCAGATCGACGTGACACTGGCGCCCATCGGAGTGGCCAGACCGGCGAGGCCGCTGGTATCAGCCACCTACAACCTCTCCTCGGTGATCACGGAGCAGGCGTACATCGGCTTCTCGTCGGCCACCGGCGGGATCAACACGCGGCACTACGTGCTCGCCTGGAGCTTCGCCATGAACGGACCTGCTCCGGCCATCGACGTCGCCAAGCTACCCAAGCTGCCGCGCTTCGGACCCAAGCCTCGCTCCAAGGTCCTGGAGATCGTTCTGCCCATAGCCACAGCGGTAATCATCCTGGCTGTCTGCACGGTTGTCGCCCTACTCCTGCTGAGACACCTGAGGTACGCACAGCTGCTCGAGGACTGGGAGGTCGAATTCGGGCCCCATCGATTCTCGTACAAGGAATTGTACCATGCCACCAAAGGATTTAAGAGCAAGCATCTACTTGGCGCCGGGGGTTTCGGAAAAGTGTACAAAGGCGTGCTCCACAAGTCCAAAATGGAGGTGGCCATAAAGAAGATCTCCCACGAGTCGAGGCaagggatgaaggagttcatcgccGAGGTTGTCAGCATCGGACGCCTCCGGAACCGCAACCTAGTGCAGTTACTGGGCTACTGCAGGAGGAAGGGGGAGCTGCTTCTGGTGTACGAGTACATGCCAAACGGCAGCCTCGATAAGTACCTCTACGGCGAGTGTGATGAGAACAACGTACACGTGCTTGATTGGACCAAAAGGCTTCATATCATCAAAGGGGTCGCCTCCGGCTTGCTCTACATCCATGAAAAATGGGAGAAGATTGTGATCCATCGAGACATCAAGGCCAGCAACGTGCTCCTCGACAGCGAGATGAACGGACGCTTAGGGGACTTCGGGCTCGCAAGGCTGTATGACCACGGCACAGATCCACAGACCACACATGTGGTGGGCACCATGGGCTATCTAGCCCCGGAGCTGGTGCGCACGGGGAAGGCGTCGACCCTCACAGACGTGTTCGCGTTCGGCGCGTTCCTTCTCGAGATAACCTGTGGGCGAAGGCCGGTGAGCAATGGCCCGCAGGACAGTCACGAGATGCTAGTGGACTGGGTGCTTGATCATTTTCGCCGAGGATGTCTCGCCGAGACGGTGGACGTGAGGATGGGAGGTGACTATAGTGTCGACGAGGCATGTCGGGTGTTGAAGCTCGGGCTCTTGTGCTCGCACCCATTCGCCAGCACCAGGCCAAGTATGAGGCATGTCATGCAGTACCTTGACTCCGACACGCCGCTTCCAGACTTGTCATCGGCAGATATGATGAGCTTCAGTACGATGGCCCTGTTGCAGAACCAGGGGTTCGACTCGTACGCCATCTCTTATCCATCTTCAATGGGGAGCATTGGCACGGTATCTTACATCTCAGGTGGAAGATGA